The following proteins are co-located in the Triticum aestivum cultivar Chinese Spring chromosome 1A, IWGSC CS RefSeq v2.1, whole genome shotgun sequence genome:
- the LOC123182134 gene encoding uncharacterized protein, whose protein sequence is MAGLVSRPRRSVQMYWARRNYQRLGSGGSPSRRSLRVARLGGAAGSRTRAATAGAVQHRLRWMAGVARLRAAALLSPVRLLARLRDAYVDAMLALAGGAGRPCAALATKPREQGELWAKRVPRARSTAGGDFERRMMAHIYSALVTPELPGGAARPN, encoded by the coding sequence ATGGCCGGCCTCGTGTCCCGGCCGCGCCGGAGCGTGCAGATGTACTGGGCGCGGAGGAACTACCAGCGCCTCGGCAGCGGCGGCTCGCCGTCGCGGCGCAGCCTCAGGGTGGCCCGCCTCGGCGGCGCGGCCGGGAGCAGGACGCGGGCAGCGACAGCAGGCGCCGTGCAGCACCGTCTGCGGTGGATGGCCGGCGTGGCCAGGCTGCGCGCGGCCGCGCTGCTGTCGCCGGTGCGCCTGCTCGCGAGGCTGCGGGACGCGTACGTCGACGCGATGCTGGCGCTGGCTGGGGGCGCCGGGCGGCCGTGCGCGGCGCTGGCGACGAAGCCCCGGGAGCAGGGCGAGTTGTGGGCGAAGCGGGTGCCCCGGGCGCGGTCGACCGCTGGCGGCGACTTCGAGCGGCGGATGATGGCACACATCTACAGCGCGCTCGTCACGCCGGAGCTGCCCGGCGGCGCGGCACGGCCTAATTAA